From a region of the Campylobacter anatolicus genome:
- a CDS encoding NuoB/complex I 20 kDa subunit family protein: MARHQINYAQNGGLPVILTTVDKLVQWGRSNSLWALSYGLACCAIEMMATGASRYDFDRFGTIFRASPRHSEVMIIAGTLSKKHAEFTRRLYDQMPEPKWVISMGSCANTGGMFNTYAVVQGVDRIVPVDIYLPGCAPRPETLQYALMILQKKIRRQSAFRSREPKRLNV; the protein is encoded by the coding sequence GTGGCAAGGCATCAGATAAACTATGCACAAAATGGCGGTCTGCCAGTTATTTTAACAACCGTAGATAAGCTCGTGCAATGGGGCAGGTCAAATTCGCTTTGGGCGTTAAGCTATGGGCTTGCGTGCTGTGCTATAGAGATGATGGCAACGGGTGCTAGTAGGTATGATTTTGATCGCTTTGGCACGATATTTAGAGCCTCTCCGCGTCATAGCGAAGTGATGATAATAGCTGGAACGCTTTCAAAAAAACATGCTGAATTCACACGTCGCTTATATGATCAGATGCCTGAGCCCAAATGGGTTATTTCAATGGGGAGTTGTGCAAATACCGGCGGTATGTTTAATACTTACGCTGTCGTACAAGGTGTCGATCGTATCGTGCCTGTTGATATCTATCTACCAGGCTGTGCTCCGCGTCCAGAGACGCTACAATATGCACTGATGATACTACAAAAAAAGATCCGTCGTCAGAGTGCATTTAGGTCGCGTGAGCCAAAAAGGCTTAATGTATGA
- a CDS encoding NADH-quinone oxidoreductase subunit C: protein MRKFINRTDASKKQYYYNKFDVAKQTQRLPASESSFKDELEVLKNSDINVMDSYIELDQLIVFVNSNDNFKTLKALKEFGYEQLNEVGAIDLIADRGGYEIFYQLLSITHNRRMRLKCFVLQREMLKSVCEIYKSANWAEREMYDMSGVLIKDHPNLKRLIMPDDWFSHPLLKSYPLVGDEAAAWYEVDKIFGYERRDEIGAENRDPAYIEPKDTFNFSRIYHEVSLGEMPKDEKSLQEYQESGGIKFVKRAKRDANEILKERP, encoded by the coding sequence ATGAGAAAATTTATAAACCGCACAGACGCGTCTAAAAAGCAGTATTATTATAACAAATTTGACGTTGCAAAGCAGACACAAAGACTACCAGCTAGTGAGAGTAGTTTTAAAGATGAACTTGAAGTGCTTAAAAATTCAGATATAAATGTTATGGATAGTTACATCGAGCTTGATCAACTTATTGTATTTGTAAATTCCAATGATAATTTTAAAACATTAAAGGCGTTAAAAGAGTTTGGATATGAACAATTAAATGAAGTAGGGGCGATCGATCTCATCGCAGATCGTGGTGGATATGAGATATTTTACCAGCTTTTAAGTATAACTCACAATCGCCGAATGCGATTAAAATGTTTTGTTTTACAACGTGAAATGCTAAAAAGTGTGTGTGAAATTTATAAAAGTGCAAACTGGGCAGAGCGTGAGATGTATGATATGAGTGGTGTTTTGATAAAAGATCATCCAAATTTAAAACGCCTTATAATGCCTGATGATTGGTTTTCACACCCGCTTTTAAAGAGTTATCCGCTCGTAGGCGATGAAGCCGCGGCGTGGTATGAGGTAGATAAAATTTTTGGATATGAAAGACGTGATGAGATCGGTGCAGAAAACCGTGATCCAGCATATATCGAGCCAAAGGATACATTTAACTTTTCACGCATTTACCATGAAGTTTCACTTGGCGAGATGCCAAAAGATGAGAAAAGTTTGCAAGAGTATCAAGAGAGTGGTGGCATAAAATTTGTCAAACGTGCAAAACGCGATGCAAATGAGATATTAAAGGAGCGTCCGTGA
- the nuoD gene encoding NADH dehydrogenase (quinone) subunit D, with amino-acid sequence MSQAPNRLKPFFENIEFEQNDGKMILNFGPQHPSAHGQLKLVLELDGERVVRAMPEVGFMHRGVEKMAENMTYQEFIPVTDRIDYIAATANNYAFCGAVEKLCGIDVPRRAQIIRVMLLELNRISSHLLFLATHALDVGAMSVFLYAFREREYVLDLIEEYCGARLTHSSVRIGGMPLDLPSGWCENLIKFCDKFPSDIDMYESLLSENRIWKMRLENVGIISQELALSSGCSGIMLRASGVKWDIRKEQPYLIYDELEFDVPYAIQGDCYARYVLYMREMRECVKILYQCERLYRDSEPQILANAPDYVSASKEQIMSQNYSLMQHFVLVTQGIRPPCGEVYFATESPKGELGIYINSIGEASPYRLKIRTPSFYHCAIYEEMLVGQYIADVATIIGSTNIILGEIDR; translated from the coding sequence GTGAGCCAGGCACCAAATAGATTAAAGCCATTTTTTGAAAATATCGAATTCGAGCAAAATGACGGCAAGATGATACTAAATTTTGGACCGCAACACCCAAGTGCCCACGGACAGCTAAAACTAGTACTCGAGCTTGATGGTGAACGTGTGGTTAGGGCTATGCCAGAGGTTGGCTTTATGCACCGAGGTGTTGAAAAGATGGCTGAAAATATGACCTATCAGGAGTTTATACCAGTTACTGACCGCATTGATTATATCGCTGCTACAGCAAACAACTACGCATTTTGCGGAGCAGTTGAGAAGCTTTGCGGTATCGATGTGCCACGTAGAGCACAGATTATTCGTGTGATGTTATTAGAACTAAACCGCATAAGTTCACACCTGCTTTTTCTAGCCACTCACGCCCTTGATGTCGGTGCAATGAGTGTGTTTTTGTATGCATTTAGAGAGCGTGAGTATGTGCTTGATCTTATAGAAGAGTATTGTGGTGCTAGACTGACACACTCAAGCGTTCGTATCGGCGGTATGCCACTTGATCTGCCAAGTGGCTGGTGTGAAAATTTGATAAAATTTTGCGACAAATTTCCAAGCGATATAGATATGTATGAGTCGCTTTTGAGCGAAAATAGAATTTGGAAGATGCGACTTGAAAATGTCGGCATCATCTCACAAGAGTTAGCTCTTAGCAGTGGATGTTCTGGCATAATGCTACGTGCTAGTGGCGTGAAATGGGATATTAGAAAAGAGCAACCATATCTGATATATGATGAACTTGAGTTTGATGTGCCTTATGCAATACAGGGGGATTGCTATGCCAGATACGTGCTTTATATGCGTGAGATGCGTGAATGTGTGAAAATTTTATACCAGTGCGAAAGGCTTTATAGAGATAGTGAACCGCAAATCTTAGCCAATGCACCTGATTATGTGAGTGCATCAAAAGAGCAGATAATGAGTCAAAACTACTCACTTATGCAACATTTTGTGCTAGTTACACAAGGCATTCGTCCACCGTGTGGAGAGGTGTATTTTGCTACCGAGTCGCCAAAAGGAGAGCTTGGAATTTATATAAACTCAATAGGCGAAGCTAGCCCATATCGGCTCAAAATTCGCACTCCAAGCTTTTATCATTGTGCGATATATGAAGAGATGTTAGTAGGGCAGTATATCGCGGATGTCGCTACTATCATTGGTAGCACAAATATCATCTTAGGTGAGATCGATCGATGA
- a CDS encoding NADH-ubiquinone oxidoreductase subunit E family protein, protein MRRVDLRHLKGEFLVKMKQEIDHSYRDEVVVFLFEIGDFSAVESAINLVKESECELMNSLKFNQVDWTIIIKKV, encoded by the coding sequence ATGAGACGAGTGGATTTACGTCATTTAAAGGGCGAATTTTTAGTTAAAATGAAACAAGAGATAGACCACTCTTATCGCGACGAAGTAGTAGTGTTTTTGTTTGAGATAGGCGATTTTAGTGCAGTTGAGAGTGCTATAAATTTAGTAAAGGAAAGCGAATGCGAGCTTATGAACTCGCTTAAATTTAACCAAGTTGATTGGACGATAATAATAAAAAAGGTATAA